From a region of the Calliphora vicina chromosome 4, idCalVici1.1, whole genome shotgun sequence genome:
- the LOC135957148 gene encoding solute carrier family 12 member 8, translating to MSNNTSSNGGNGGGRRTQQVDWNRFGLGNEDDGEVVVANFRQRANTGGFIDLGNEHTYASGGHQASGANEIFAQEQGDKPWWRSNFFISQPVLFGTWDGVFTSCLINVFGVIVFLRSGWIVAQAGILNAILIIFCTVVIALVSVLSAVGICERCRVESGGVYFLIAHTLGSRFGGSLGLLYCFGQAVGCALNVMGFGESMAGLVGLEGNTWAIRGFATAAVLLLGCINVAGVKWVIKLQFILLMILLVSALDFMVGSFIGEDQANGFDGWASNNFIINFWPKYEDGYSWFRVFGVFFPTVTGVLSGINMSGDLRAPSTDIPNGTLAAFGTSTFLYMVFLLFLGSTCQRDTLLNDFMIVVKVSAVHLLLVAGIYVSSMSSCLGAMYGTPRVLQSIAKENVIPGIDILAKGRGPNKVPLYSMGVVAVVTVSFIIVGDINFLAPIVTMPFLLTYACIDYSYFALAQTFDIQEQREERFRIQASSPSYETRRYGATQDGNDLDLLFPDRVRHKNLQSPQNSPLHVPSNANNATQNGNVQTEAATSSSNTNAAAIASYTEGVNSTNAEDNLETVTTQENEDEEPIAPIRPPIHSKTKNWYSGYCNRWASLLGAFTKIFVMFLVNWYYALTCLLVVFIVWFYVGTANPAVKPGLTAEFNFFAWLKSVIFRCFGKRMHEYEQIVVTPSCPGVDLSPTQLNDDNEDFSQRRRYHHSSVVEGHLVNDI from the exons ATGAGTAATAACACCTCAAGTAATGGTGGCAATGGCGGTGGCCGACGCACACAACAAGTGGATTGGAATCGTTTTGGTTTGGGGAATGAGGACGATGGTGAGGTGGTGGTGGCAAATTTTCGCCAACGTGCCAATACTGGAGGCTTTATAGATTTAGGCAATGAACACACATATGCTTCAGGTGGTCACCAGGCTTCGGGAGCCAATGAAATATTTGCCCAAGAACAAGGAGATAAACCTTG GTGGCGTTCTAATTTCTTTATATCCCAGCCTGTATTATTCGGCACCTGGGATGGTGTATTTACCTCCTGCCTCATCAATGTATTTGGTGTTATAGTTTTTCTTCGTTCTGGATGGATAGTAGCCCAAGCTGGCATTTTAAATGCCATACTAATCATATTTTGTACGGTAGTAATAGCCTTGGTATCGGTACTCTCAGCCGTGGGCATATGTGAACGTTGCCGCGTAGAAAGTGGTGGTGTCTATTTTCTTATAGCTCATACGTTAGGCTCCCGCTTTGGAGGTTCTCTGGGCCTGCTGTATTGTTTTGGCCAGGCCGTGGGTTGTGCTTTAAATGTCATGGGTTTTGGTGAATCTATGGCCGGTTTGGTGGGCTTAGAAGGAAATACATGGGCCATCAGAGGTTTTGCTACGGCAGCTGTATTACTATTGGGGTGCATCAATGTGGCCGGTGTTAAATGGGTCATTAAATTACAGTTTATTTTACTAATGATTTTGTTAGTATCAGCTTTGGACTTTATGGTGGGCAGTTTTATAGGCGAAGATCAGG CAAATGGTTTTGATGGCTGGGCTagcaataattttattataaatttctggCCTAAATATGAGGATGGCTATTCCTGGTTTAGAGTATTTGGTGTATTCTTCCCCACCGTAACTGGGGTTTTGTCGGGCATTAATATGAGTGGTGATTTGAGAGCTCCTTCCACAGATATACCCAATGGCACTTTGGCCGCATTTGGCACTTC aaCCTTCCTATACATGGTGTTTCTATTGTTTTTGGGCTCCACCTGTCAAAGAGATACTTTATTAAATGACTTTATGATTGTGGTTAAGGTATCAGCGGTGCACTTGTTGTTAGTGGCCGGTATTTATGTGTCCAGTATGTCTTCGTGTTTGGGAGCCATGTACGGCACGCCTAGAGTATTGCAAAGTATAGCCAAGGAAAATGTTATACCAGGCATAGATATTTTGGCCAAAGGa cGTGGTCCAAACAAAGTGCCTTTGTATTCCATGGGCGTGGTGGCCGTTGTCACCGTTTCTTTCATTATCGTAGGCGATATAAATTTCTTGGCACCTATCGTTACTATGCCTTTTTTGCTTACTTATGCTTGTATTGATTATTCCTATTTTGCTTTGGCCCAAACTTTTGACATACAAGAACAGCGCGAAGAACGTTTTCGCATACAGGCCTCTTCACCCTCTTACGAAACCCGTCGTTATGGTGCCACTCAAGATGGCAATGATTTGGATTTATTGTTCCCTGATAGAGTAcgccataaaaatctacaaagTCCACAAAATTCACCTTTACATGTGCCTTCAAATGCAAATAATGCTACACAAAATGGTAATGTACAAACTGAAGCCGCCACCTCATCATCAAACACTAATGCGGCAGCTATAGCCTCATACACCGAAGGTGTTAATTCCACAAATGCTGAGGATAATTTAGAGACTGTTACCACCCAGGAGAATGAAGATGAAGAACCCATTGCTCCTATTAGACCGCCTATACATTCCAAAACGAAAAATTGGTATTCAGGTTATTGCAACAGATGGGCTTCGTTATTGGGA gcctttaccaaaatttttgttatgtttttggtAAACTGGTATTATGCCTTAACCTGTCTTCTGGTAGTTTTCATTGTTTGGTTTTATGTGGGCACTGCAAATCCTGCTGTTAAACCAGGTCTTACGgcggaatttaatttctttGCTTGGCTGAAAAGCGTAATATTCCGGTGTTTCGG CAAACGCATGCATGAGTATGAGCAAATTGTGGTTACACCTTCATGCCCAGGCGTAGATCTATCGCCCACTCAGCTTAACGATGATAATGAAGACTTTTCCCAAAGAAGAAGGTATCATCATTCATCCGTAGTGGAAGGCCATTTAGTTAATGATATTTAA
- the LOC135958752 gene encoding uncharacterized protein LOC135958752 — MALSIQIDWFNYRHYKIMDVPEKLHNQVQQFMLEHFRSYRLFQALKIQQEAEIEKDFLKIVKHILHNECSIMVVDGRNNNIKGLALLKCMTQEWRSWTALQIIIENERFKELCDLVQWCLQQQFLKILNNPGGDTLHLFSFHLCKDLEQDEKFMFQFFQTICEVARHMNLQRVTYLCLSQSDRACLQSAGFAEIVRIIYSMYVFKGRRPFDRLRDINEMYGGFYEKKVEPLKPFQDMIVRHVKGKEIKEIPKKLKEDSKQEKKETEND; from the coding sequence ATGGCTTTGTCAATACAAATCGATTGGTTTAATTATAGACATTACAAAATTATGGATGTCCCTGAAAAGCTGCATAATCAAGTGCAGCAATTTATGTTGGAACATTTTCGTTCATATAGACTTTTTCAAGCGTTAAAGATACAGCAAGAAGCAGAAATAGAAAAAGATTTCCTCAAAATAGTAAAACATATTCTACATAATGAATGCAGTATAATGGTAGTGGATGGTAGAAATAACAATATAAAAGGGCTGGCTTTACTTAAATGCATGACCCAGGAATGGCGTTCCTGGACTGCTTTACAGATAATAATAGAAAATGAACGTTTTAAGGAGTTATGCGATTTGGTGCAGTGGTGTTTGCagcaacagtttttaaaaattttaaacaatcctGGAGGCGATACATTACATTTGTTTTCCTTTCACTTGTGTAAGGATTTGGAGCAAGATGAGAAGTTTATGTTTCAGTTCTTTCAAACCATTTGTGAGGTGGCTCGCCATATGAATTTGCAAAGAGTAACGTATCTGTGTTTGAGTCAAAGTGATCGTGCATGTCTGCAGTCTGCTGGTTTTGCGGAAATTGTTAGAATTATCTATTCTATGTATGTGTTTAAGGGCAGAAGACCTTTTGATCGTTTGAGAGATATTAATGAAATGTATGGTGGTTTCTATGAGAAAAAGGTGGAACCTTTAAAGCCATTTCAAGATATGATAGTGAGGCATGTTAAAGGAAAAGAGATAAAAGAGATtccaaagaaattaaaagaagattcaaaacaagaaaaaaaggaGACAGAAAAtgattag
- the LOC135959016 gene encoding uncharacterized protein LOC135959016, translating to MHYPPKLVPPLYLSLTICLITLPWLITSLPTVAHSLQGNLLQNLDKSFFQPPALEETIHEVQRILNQDPSLPKLTRGEIEELYEKVTREEYEKSVKAGDKVRADSMRALMLVLPYNTDNNTEENLQELFTRPPVTKVVDSYSSHLPIQFLTPSMNNEGKFVSKVVGQMDATTYKPLYPMKTRTMPLNPTTYHPSNPPSILYRMTPTVNEANYVPFKPIMSDLPQNYEYQQKPVQRFSSHYSAKNAEFLKVGTTEKKKHHHTSRSTSKPVADVLESLGIVMGNTQTRSRFGVEDYYAAESAPQPSVVSVADLKGLGPQIRPDAYSMFKPLNIGEEIRAKPEVEGYLTRFGIVGGRKRKAFKKTEASSTQNSLEPLSQESEIATAKIPSSHIKAKKGAPSLGNTELEKLLENLKELERLNVNSPALATTTRPTTTSTTTTTTTTTTTPRPPTTTSASLITNGEPMLVEPKKPRRRIDPNIDINFANLGNHQTEPSQTDELSKLLENLQELEKLKGNPEKSIKPTAAVNRGANTAASRNVAVETPAPIHASSLSNRFTAGQALTPQQQLLLFQQQAQSGSTTPDLEQLQKVLQQLQVYEKNNARTTTSTSTTTKRPVNVQAQVGPTDFWQLRKLLTDDSELEKLFEQAKARQQQSMKPKPSPTTSTTTTSTTTTTKKPTTSVTDLIQLQRYLAELEKATSRATTTARPTTTTSSTTTTTTTTTTTTPRPPVIPQYANLDYEARPKKLTMEHSDIQALINRVQQLERLNSQQKDLEKARPTDTPLSPFLGFTTRNVKAPSEKQQPQDYRLPVNDFANLRTLYKQVEDAEKFAHSDIEISTKATAVKAYQEQQLETATRKAQNFAQRIIDITNDTGSGSSLQEVDPNDFVQLQKLLSKVQELERVRINVPTANPRHNYNQGTTKPTNLDAAASQRTQNVQNVNGAHIVYPSKVNTYKEMEEMLLKEVEKEDLKLDLPAYQQTTERTFTNQMKSKDLTSSEELKDLVYAEPSAQGEAYKNLQPPMIYKTVTKEPPRFVATKSPKEVKQPTKSSADLEEIQKLLNNAQELKKLGVSLPKELTKQLETKFTEAEDGYTGFKKLPPADNIKTAKKEAAGIEEYLQRFGLSNNENVPRPTESSVVFTPTTASSEEEELSERTAVFSLTTMKSLTPRPPKTTTASSVELPIFSATKIIEAAIKRAANRIGVSTEGPKGFQRREEVNVDETQEDMMLGVDSDSDLMTDFSEINYQLALPDDQPIKDLRGAYSEMNYQVALPETKGKVEEPLPDLTANVDELQRLIKNLQELKNLNLSPDDKALLRQADLKYLENLKKQQTAADDTIKTRRQSGKPTEGTTTNTDASTEISTTSTTESSRIQLNLNLDDSDTDNGNNSDAAATSTTTEESRNGSLSDLEDSFGPNPITESPPPPKKKNGFYFLADWNSFLEVGDGDDQVVVRLSPKIGDPRLFLPVKIP from the exons ATGCATTATCCTCCCAAATTAGTGCCACCTCTATATTTGAGTCTAACAATATGCCTCATCACCCTACCCTGGCTGATTACCTCACTACCCACAGTGGCCCACAGTTTACAGGGAAACTTACTACAAAATTTGGATAAATCTTTCTTTCAACCTCCGGCTTTAGAAGAAACCATACATGAAGTGCAAAGGATATTGAATCAGGATCCCTCTCTACCAAAATTGACcag AGGTGAAATAGAAGAACTTTACGAAAAGGTTACCAGAGAAGAATATGAGAAAAGTGTTAAGGCTGGTGATAAAGTTAGAGCCGATAGTATGAGAGCTTTAATGCTGGTACTGCCCTATAATACTGATAACAACACCGAGGAAAATTTGcag GAACTTTTCACCCGTCCCCCGGTTACCAAGGTTGTAGATTCCTATAGCTCTCATCTACCCATACAATTTCTAACACCCTCTATGAACAATGAGGGgaaatttgtttccaaagtGGTAGGTCAAATGGATGCTACCACTTATAAGCCTTTATATCCTATGAAAACCAGAACTATGCCGCTTAATCCCACCACTTATCATCCCTCTAATCCTCCCTCTATATTGTATCGCATGACTCCCACAGTTAATGAGGCCAACTATGTACCCTTTAAACCCATAATGTCAGATTTGCCTCAGAATTATGAATACCAACAAAAGCCAGTGCAACGTTTTAGCAGCCATTACAGTGCCAAAAATGCCGAGTTCCTCAAAGTGGGCACCACGGAGAAAAAGAAACATCATCATACCTCACGTTCCACCAGCAAGCCGGTGGCAGATGTTTTGGAAAGTCTGGGCATAGTGATGGGTAATACCCAAACTAGAAGCCGCTTTGGTGTGGAAGATTACTATGCAGCCGAAAGTGCTCCTCAGCCTTCTGTAGTAAGTGTGGCTGATTTGAAAGGTTTGGGTCCTCAAATCCGACCAGATGCCTATTCCATGTTTAAGCCTTTGAATATAGGCGAGGAAATACGTGCCAAACCCGAGGTGGAGGGTTATTTGACCAGATTTGGCATAGTGGGTGGCAGGAAACGCAAGGCTTTTAAGAAAACTGAAGCCTCTTCAACTCAGAATAGCTTAGAGCCTCTAAGTCAAGAAAGTGAAATAGCTACAGCCAAAATACCCTCCAGTCATATCAAGGCCAAGAAGGGAGCCCCTAGTTTGGGTAACACAGAGTTGGAAAAATTGTTGGAAAATCTCAAGGAACTAGAGAGATTGAATGTAAATTCTCCCGCATTGGCCACCACTACTAGACCAACCACAACCTCCACTACCACCACAACAACGACAACTACCACTACACCCCGACCACCCACTACTACGTCTGCTTCCTTGATCACAAATGGAGAACCCATGCTGGTGGAGCCTAAAAAACCTAGAAGACGTATAGATCccaatattgatatcaattttgcCAATCTGGGCAATCATCAAACAGAACCCAGCCAAACAGATGAGCTATCCAAACTATTGGAAAATTTGCAggaattagaaaaattaaaaggaaatcctgaaaaatctataaaaccCACGGCAGCCGTAAATAGAGGGGCCAATACAGCAGCTTCTAGAAATGTAGCAGTGGAAACACCGGCTCCCATACATGCCTCATCCTTAAGTAATCGTTTTACGGCAGGACAAGCTTTGACACCCCAACAGCAATTGTTATTATTCCAACAGCAGGCCCAATCGGGATCTACAACCCCAGATTTGGAGCAACTACAAAAAGTGTTGCAGCAATTGCAAGTTTATGAGAAAAATAATGCCAGAACCACCACTTCAACATCCACTACCACCAAGAGACCGGTTAATGTGCAGGCTCAAGTTGGACCCACCGACTTCTGGCAATTACGCAAACTACTAACCGATGACAGTGAATTGGAGAAACTATTCGAACAAGCCAAGGCTAGACAGCAGCAATCTATGAAACCCAAACCCAGCCCCACAACCTCTACTACTACAACCTCAACCACCACAACaaccaaaaaacccacaacCTCTGTAACAGATCTAATACAATTGCAAAGATATCTGGCTGAATTAGAAAAGGCCACCTCAAGAGCCACCACTACAGCTAgacccaccaccaccaccagttCTACTACCACCActacaacaaccacaacaactaCTACACCCAGGCCCCCAGTTATACCACAATATGCCAACCTAGATTACGAAGCCAGACCCAAGAAACTCACCATGGAACATAGTGATATACAAGCGCTCATTAATCGAGTACAACAACTAGAACGTTTGAACTCTCAACAAAAAGATTTAGAAAAGGCCAGGCCTACTGATACTCCCTTGTCGCCTTTCCTAGGATTCACCACACGCAATGTTAAAGCTCCTTCCGAAAAGCAACAGCCACAAGATTATCGATTACCTGTCAATGATTTTGCCAACTTGAGAACTTTGTACAAGCAGGTGGAAGATGCGGAAAAATTTGCTCATAGTGACATAGAAATATCCACCAAAGCTACAGCAGTTAAGGCCTATCAGGAGCAGCAACTGGAAACAGCCACCCGTAAGGCTCAGAACTTTGCCCAACGTATTATAGACATTACCAATGATACGGGTTCCGGCAGCAGTTTGCAGGAAGtagatcccaatgattttgtgCAACTACAAAAACTGTTAAGTAAAGTCCAAGAACTGGAAAGAGTGCGCATTAATGTGCCCACCGCAAATCCTAGACATAACTACAACCAGGGCACCACAAAACCAACAAATTTAGATGCAGCCGCCTCACAAAGAACCCAAAATGTGCAAAATGTAAATGGAGCCCATATAGTGTATCCCTCCAAGGTTAATACCTACAAAGAAATGGAGGAGATGCTGCTAAAGGAAGTGGAAAAAGAGGATTTGAAATTGGATTTGCCGGCCTACCAGCAGACCACTGAGAGAACTTTTACCAATCAAATGAAATCTAAAGATTTAACTTCTTCGGAAGAATTAAAAGATTTGGTTTATGCTGAACCCTCAGCGCAAGGAGAGGCCTATAAGAATCTTCAACCTCCCATGATATACAAAACTGTCACTAAAGAACCTCCACGATTTGTGGCCACCAAAAGTCCCAAGGAAGTTAAACAGCCAACTAAATCCAGTGCAGATTTAGaggaaatacaaaaattactCAATAATGCCCAGGAACTAAAGAAACTGGGAGTGTCCCTGCCCAAGGAATTAACCAAACAGCTGGAAACAAAATTCACAGAAGCTGAAGATGGTTATACAGGCTTTAAGAAACTACCGCCTGCGGACAATATAAAAACTGCTAAAAAAGAGGCAGCTGGTATAGAAGAATATCTGCAAAGATTTGGTTTGTCCAATAATGAAAATGTACCCCGTCCAACTGAAAGTAGTGTGGTATTTACACCCACCACTGCCTCCTCGGAAGAAGAGGAACTTAGTGAAAGAACAGCGGTATTTTCATTAACCACCATGAAATCTTTAACACCACGGCCACCCAAAACCACCACAGCCAGCTCAGTGGAATTGCCGATATTCAGTGCCACCAAGATCATTGAAGCAGCCATTAAAAGAGCAGCCAATAGAATAGGAGTTTCTACTGAGGGTCCCAAAGGTTTTCAACGACGAGAGGAGGTTAATGTTGATGAAACTCAAGAGGATATGATGCTGGGTGTAGATAGTGATTCCGATTTAATGACGGATTTCAGTGAGATCAACTATCAATTGGCTTTGCCGGATGATCAACCCATAAAGGATCTTAGGGGTGCTTACAGTGAAATGAATTATCAAGTAGCTTTGCCAGAAACTAAAGGGAAAGTGGAGGAACCTTTACCGGATCTAACAGCAAATGTGGATGAATTACAAAGACTTATTAAAAATCTACAAGAGTTAAAGAATCTTAACCTTAGTCCCGATGATAAGGCTCTACTAAGGCAAGCCGATCTTAAGTATTTGGAGAActtgaaaaaacaacaaacagcaGCCGATGATACCATCAAAACTAGAAGACAAAGTGGCAAGCCTACCGAGGGAACCACTACGAATACAGATGCCAGCACGGAAATTAGCACTACCAGCACCACAGAATCCTCtagaattcaattaaatttgaatttagatGATAGTGATACAGACAATGGCAATAACAGTGATGCAGCCGCCACTAGCACCACAACCGAAGAGTCACGCAATGGTTCCTTGTCAGATTTGGAAGATTCCTTTGGACCCAATCCCATAACCGAATCTCCACCAcctccaaaaaagaaaaatggtttCTATTTCTTGGCCGATTGGAATTCCTTCCTGGAAGTGGGTGATGGTGACGATCAGGTAGTGGTGCGTTTAAGTCCAAAAATAGGAGATCCTAGACTATTTCTGCCCGTCAAAATTCCTTAA